Proteins from one Flavobacterium branchiarum genomic window:
- a CDS encoding alpha/beta fold hydrolase: MENKTNPITLSNFVTESGASYATINLSYELFGLPLHTAPIVLVNHALTGNAQVTGENGWWNDLIGDNKTIDTSKYTILAFNVPGNGYNGASIENHADFTARDIARIFIKGIEFLNIDQLFAIIGGSVGGGIAWEILALEPQITKHLIPIATDWKATDWLIANCYLQEQILNNSSKPIEDARIHAMLCYRSPDSFKEKFQRTKNEELAIFNVESWLGHHGKKLQKRYQISSYKLMNQLLKTIDITRNTADFETLLSKTTADIHIIGINSDLFFTAKENQETYQELKKFKENVSYNEIDSVHGHDAFLIEYKQLDNLLASIF, from the coding sequence TTGGAAAATAAAACCAACCCGATTACATTAAGCAATTTTGTCACCGAAAGCGGTGCTTCGTATGCAACGATTAACCTAAGTTATGAACTTTTTGGTTTGCCGTTACACACTGCACCTATAGTTTTGGTAAATCATGCATTAACAGGAAACGCTCAGGTTACGGGCGAGAATGGTTGGTGGAACGACTTGATTGGAGACAACAAAACAATTGATACTTCAAAATATACTATTCTGGCCTTTAATGTTCCAGGAAATGGATATAATGGTGCCTCAATTGAGAATCATGCTGATTTTACTGCCAGAGATATTGCTCGAATTTTTATAAAAGGAATTGAGTTCCTAAATATCGATCAGTTGTTTGCAATTATAGGCGGTTCTGTAGGCGGCGGAATTGCATGGGAAATACTAGCATTAGAACCTCAAATCACTAAACATTTAATACCGATTGCAACCGATTGGAAAGCTACCGATTGGTTAATTGCTAATTGCTATTTGCAAGAGCAAATCTTGAATAACTCTTCAAAACCAATAGAAGACGCAAGAATCCATGCCATGTTATGTTACCGATCACCTGATTCTTTCAAAGAAAAGTTCCAGAGAACTAAAAATGAAGAACTAGCGATCTTTAATGTAGAAAGCTGGTTGGGACATCACGGTAAAAAGTTGCAAAAAAGGTATCAAATCTCATCCTATAAATTAATGAATCAGTTGCTTAAAACAATTGATATTACAAGGAATACAGCTGATTTTGAAACATTGTTGTCCAAAACAACTGCCGATATCCATATCATAGGAATTAACTCAGACTTGTTTTTTACAGCAAAAGAAAATCAGGAAACTTATCAAGAATTAAAAAAGTTCAAAGAAAATGTTTCTTATAACGAAATAGATTCTGTTCACGGACATGACGCTTTTTTAATCGAGTACAAACAATTAGATAATTTGCTTGCATCTATTTTTTAG
- the thrA gene encoding bifunctional aspartate kinase/homoserine dehydrogenase I — MKILKFGGKSLSNGEGLNKVVSIIIDKINQGEKIAVVVSARGKATDELEDILTIASKNGNYKPLLESFKTYQISDYKNVDFSEEFEILDKLFEGVSLIGDYSKKIKDQILSKGELLSAKLLTAILIEKGVPANFADSRELLKTDSKFGDAQLLEQLSKKNVINYFKQHNGSTVNVVTGFIGSNNNNDTTTLGRNGSNYTASLLANYLDAEELQNFTHVDGIYTANPDLVSDAKKIEYLSFNEANELANFGATILHAKTIIPLIEKSIPLRILNTFNHENRGTLITSDSDKEGIKTLSVLENLSLVNLEGRGLLGKAGVDARIFKVMGDNDISVSIISQGSSERGIGLVVATDKATTAMIELEKEFENDFYSKDVNQITVTDNVSVISIIGQDLSTFHKPYTALIKNKIVPILFNNTVTGKNVSLVVKKSELHKALNVIHGEIFGVSKKINIAVFGHGLVGGTLINQILASAASIEKRKDVKLNVFAIANSKKVLLNKNGVTENWKNDVENNGVAYTINDVIAYANENHLENLIAIDNTASAAFVENYISLVESSFDLISSNKVANTLSYGFYKELRKALADNQKNYLYETNVGAGLPLIDTIKLLHLSGENITKIKGVFSGTLSYLFNNFSAKEVPFSEILQEAIENGYTEPDPREDLCGNDVGRKLLILARELDLQNEFEEISIQNLIPEHLREGNVSDFLTKLKEFDPIYDKIKKDQKPNHVLRYIGELSGDLQNDKGVLEVKLVSVPSDTALGGLKGSDSFFEIYTESYGDRPIVIQGAGAGSAVTARGVFGDILRLSDKE, encoded by the coding sequence ATGAAAATATTAAAATTTGGAGGTAAGTCTCTATCAAATGGGGAAGGACTTAATAAAGTAGTTTCTATAATTATAGATAAAATAAATCAAGGTGAGAAAATTGCTGTAGTAGTTTCTGCTCGTGGAAAAGCAACCGATGAGCTAGAAGATATATTGACTATAGCTTCAAAAAATGGAAATTACAAACCATTACTTGAGAGTTTTAAAACATATCAGATTTCTGATTATAAAAATGTTGACTTCTCTGAAGAGTTTGAAATTTTGGATAAGCTTTTTGAAGGAGTTAGTTTAATTGGTGATTACAGCAAAAAGATAAAAGATCAGATTCTCTCAAAAGGAGAATTGCTTTCGGCTAAATTGTTAACTGCGATTTTAATCGAAAAAGGAGTTCCTGCAAATTTTGCAGATTCTAGAGAGTTGCTTAAAACCGATTCTAAGTTTGGTGATGCACAACTTTTGGAGCAATTATCAAAGAAAAACGTAATCAATTATTTTAAGCAACATAACGGATCTACAGTTAATGTTGTAACTGGTTTTATTGGGTCAAACAATAATAATGATACAACCACTTTAGGAAGAAACGGTAGTAATTATACTGCTTCACTATTAGCAAATTATCTAGATGCTGAAGAGCTTCAGAACTTTACGCATGTTGATGGTATTTATACTGCAAATCCTGATTTGGTAAGTGATGCTAAAAAAATCGAATATTTATCATTCAATGAAGCAAATGAGTTAGCAAACTTTGGAGCTACTATTTTACATGCGAAAACCATAATTCCGTTAATCGAAAAAAGTATTCCGCTTCGTATTTTAAATACTTTTAATCATGAAAACCGCGGTACATTAATCACATCAGATTCGGATAAAGAAGGAATTAAAACACTTTCGGTATTAGAGAATTTATCATTGGTAAATCTTGAAGGTCGTGGATTACTTGGTAAAGCAGGTGTAGATGCTCGTATTTTTAAGGTAATGGGTGATAATGACATTAGTGTTAGTATCATTTCGCAAGGTTCGTCAGAAAGAGGAATCGGACTTGTCGTTGCTACAGATAAAGCAACAACAGCAATGATTGAATTAGAAAAAGAGTTTGAAAATGATTTTTATTCTAAAGATGTTAATCAGATTACAGTAACAGATAACGTTTCGGTTATTTCTATAATCGGACAGGATTTAAGTACTTTCCATAAGCCATATACTGCTTTAATTAAAAATAAGATTGTTCCAATTTTGTTTAACAATACAGTTACGGGTAAAAACGTGAGTTTGGTGGTGAAAAAATCGGAACTTCATAAAGCCTTAAATGTGATCCACGGAGAGATTTTTGGAGTTTCAAAGAAAATTAATATTGCTGTTTTCGGTCACGGATTAGTGGGGGGAACTTTAATCAATCAAATTTTGGCATCTGCGGCAAGCATCGAAAAACGTAAAGATGTTAAGTTGAATGTTTTTGCAATTGCCAATTCTAAAAAAGTACTTCTGAATAAAAATGGAGTTACTGAAAATTGGAAAAATGATGTTGAAAACAATGGAGTTGCTTACACGATAAATGATGTTATCGCTTATGCTAATGAGAATCATTTAGAAAATTTAATTGCCATTGATAATACAGCAAGTGCTGCTTTTGTGGAGAATTATATTTCATTGGTAGAGAGTAGTTTTGATTTGATTTCTTCGAATAAAGTGGCAAATACACTTAGTTATGGTTTTTACAAAGAGCTAAGAAAAGCATTGGCTGATAACCAAAAAAATTATTTGTATGAAACCAATGTTGGAGCAGGATTGCCATTAATTGATACCATAAAACTATTGCATCTTTCGGGAGAAAATATCACCAAAATAAAAGGGGTTTTCTCAGGAACGTTGAGTTATTTATTTAATAATTTCTCAGCTAAAGAAGTGCCGTTTAGTGAGATTTTGCAAGAAGCAATCGAAAATGGATATACAGAACCAGATCCGCGTGAAGATTTATGTGGGAATGATGTTGGTAGAAAATTACTAATTTTAGCTAGAGAATTAGATTTACAAAATGAGTTTGAAGAAATTTCGATTCAGAATCTAATTCCAGAACATTTGCGTGAAGGAAATGTTTCGGATTTCTTAACTAAATTAAAAGAATTTGATCCAATTTATGACAAGATAAAAAAGGATCAAAAACCGAATCATGTGTTGAGGTACATCGGCGAATTGTCTGGTGATTTACAAAATGACAAAGGGGTTTTGGAAGTGAAATTAGTTTCTGTACCTTCGGATACAGCATTAGGAGGATTAAAAGGATCTGATTCTTTTTTCGAAATTTATACAGAATCTTATGGAGATAGACCAATCGTAATTCAAGGAGCGGGAGCAGGTTCAGCAGTAACTGCAAGAGGAGTTTTTGGAGATATCTTGAGATTGTCGGATAAAGAGTAA
- a CDS encoding OsmC family protein has protein sequence MKVTLDRVNDAFHFKLKNERGHVVDVDSRAEFGGSDLGASPMELVLMGVAGCSAIDMISILKKQRQEITSFKAEVEGERVQVGEAKPFKEIFVVFYLEGDINPEKAQRAAQLSFEKYCSVGKTVEPTATIKYKVVLNGIPLTPEGGTSN, from the coding sequence ATGAAAGTAACCTTAGACAGAGTAAACGATGCGTTTCATTTTAAGCTCAAAAATGAACGTGGTCATGTAGTTGATGTAGATAGCAGAGCCGAATTTGGAGGAAGCGATTTAGGTGCAAGCCCAATGGAATTAGTATTGATGGGTGTTGCAGGATGTAGCGCAATTGATATGATTTCGATTTTAAAGAAACAACGTCAAGAAATAACTTCATTTAAAGCTGAGGTTGAAGGTGAGCGTGTGCAAGTGGGAGAAGCAAAACCTTTTAAAGAAATCTTTGTAGTTTTTTATTTAGAAGGAGATATCAATCCAGAGAAAGCACAGCGAGCAGCACAACTTTCTTTTGAGAAATACTGTTCAGTTGGTAAAACAGTTGAACCAACAGCTACAATTAAATATAAAGTTGTTTTGAATGGAATCCCCCTAACCCCCGAAGGGGGAACCAGCAACTAA
- a CDS encoding trans-sulfuration enzyme family protein yields MNTEEFGFETQAIRTQLERTQYLEHSVPLYLSSSFVFEDAEDMRASFTEEKERNIYSRFSNPNTTEFVDKICKMEGAEAGYAFATGMAAVYSTFAALLNSGDHIVSASSVFGSTHALFVTYFPKWNIETSYFDINKPETIESFIKPNTKILYAESPTNPGVDVIDLELLGTIAKKHNLILIIDNCFATPYIQQPIKHGAHLVVHSATKLIDGQGRVLGGVTVGREDLIRQIYLFSRNTGPALSPFNAWVLSKSLETLVVRVEKHCENALKVAEFLEGHPNVKSIKYPFLKSHPQYEIAKKQMLLGGNIIAFEINGGIEAGRKFLDKIKLCSLSANIGDTRTIVTHPASTTHSKLSVEDQLAVGITQGLVRVSVGLETVKDVIADLDQALS; encoded by the coding sequence ATGAATACAGAAGAATTTGGTTTTGAGACTCAAGCCATAAGAACACAATTAGAAAGAACACAGTATTTAGAGCATTCGGTGCCATTATACCTATCATCAAGTTTTGTATTTGAAGATGCAGAAGATATGCGCGCTTCTTTTACAGAAGAAAAAGAAAGAAATATTTATAGCCGTTTCAGTAATCCAAATACAACTGAATTCGTAGATAAAATTTGCAAAATGGAAGGAGCAGAAGCAGGTTATGCTTTTGCAACAGGAATGGCAGCAGTGTATTCTACCTTTGCCGCTTTATTAAATTCAGGTGATCATATTGTGTCTGCAAGTAGTGTTTTTGGATCAACTCATGCATTGTTTGTTACTTATTTTCCAAAATGGAATATTGAGACTTCGTATTTTGATATTAACAAACCCGAGACGATTGAGAGTTTTATTAAACCCAATACAAAAATTTTATATGCTGAGTCGCCTACAAATCCAGGAGTTGATGTAATTGATTTGGAGTTGTTGGGAACTATTGCTAAAAAACACAATTTGATTTTAATCATTGATAACTGTTTTGCAACACCATACATTCAGCAACCTATAAAACACGGGGCGCATTTGGTTGTGCATTCGGCTACTAAATTAATAGATGGTCAGGGGCGTGTTTTAGGAGGAGTAACAGTTGGAAGAGAAGATTTAATAAGACAGATTTATTTGTTTTCAAGAAATACAGGGCCTGCATTGTCTCCTTTTAATGCTTGGGTTTTGTCTAAAAGTTTAGAGACATTGGTTGTACGTGTTGAGAAACATTGTGAAAATGCATTGAAAGTTGCCGAGTTTTTAGAGGGGCATCCAAATGTGAAAAGTATTAAATATCCATTTTTGAAATCGCATCCACAATATGAAATCGCTAAGAAGCAAATGCTTTTAGGGGGTAATATTATTGCTTTTGAAATCAATGGTGGAATTGAAGCGGGTAGAAAATTTTTGGATAAAATAAAGTTATGTTCCTTATCGGCTAACATCGGTGATACGAGAACAATCGTAACGCATCCTGCTTCGACTACACATAGTAAATTGTCTGTAGAAGATCAATTAGCGGTTGGAATCACACAAGGTTTAGTGCGTGTTTCTGTTGGTTTAGAAACTGTAAAAGATGTAATTGCCGATTTAGATCAAGCGCTATCTTAG
- a CDS encoding RrF2 family transcriptional regulator, translating into MLSKKTKYGIKALTFLARQEDQTPVQIAEIARSENISIKFLESILLLLRNSGFLGAKKGKGGGYYLIKDPKDISMAKVYRILEGPIALLPCASHNFYEKCDDCEDETRCAARRLMTEIRDNTLKVLENNSLADIAF; encoded by the coding sequence ATGCTTTCAAAGAAAACAAAATACGGAATCAAAGCGCTTACTTTTTTAGCAAGGCAGGAAGATCAAACACCTGTACAAATTGCTGAAATTGCTAGAAGCGAAAATATTTCTATAAAATTTCTTGAGAGTATTTTGTTGTTGCTTCGTAATTCTGGGTTTCTTGGCGCTAAAAAAGGAAAAGGCGGAGGATATTACTTGATAAAAGATCCTAAAGACATTAGCATGGCAAAGGTCTATCGTATTCTCGAAGGACCAATTGCATTGTTGCCTTGCGCCAGTCATAATTTTTATGAAAAATGTGATGATTGTGAAGATGAAACAAGATGCGCAGCCAGACGATTAATGACTGAAATTAGGGATAATACTTTAAAGGTATTGGAGAACAATTCCCTTGCAGATATAGCTTTTTAG
- a CDS encoding sulfite exporter TauE/SafE family protein: MDFQIGLVIAGLLVGFIVGLTGVGGGSLMTPILLWFGIPPTTAVGTDLLYAAFTKMGGVFVHHKKGNINWTITGWLTLGSVPAALLTLWILNSIKTDITTINSVIKYSLGWALLFTSVAILFKKKLLVFSQRHAGDKFHSESKTQNLLTVAIGVLLGATVTLTSIGAGALGTVTLFFLYPLLATPRLVGTEIAHAVPLTLVAGLGHASMGNLDLTLLAQLLMGSLPGIFIGSMLSGKVPDLFLRNAIAVMLFLAGYKLIF, encoded by the coding sequence ATGGATTTTCAAATAGGTCTTGTAATTGCAGGTTTACTGGTCGGATTTATAGTTGGATTAACAGGCGTTGGAGGTGGCTCTTTAATGACTCCAATTTTATTATGGTTCGGTATTCCCCCAACAACAGCAGTAGGAACCGATTTATTATATGCCGCTTTTACCAAAATGGGAGGCGTATTTGTACATCACAAAAAGGGCAATATAAATTGGACAATTACAGGTTGGCTAACTTTAGGTAGCGTCCCTGCAGCTTTACTAACCTTATGGATACTAAATAGCATTAAAACAGATATTACGACTATAAATTCTGTAATAAAATATAGTTTAGGATGGGCATTACTTTTTACATCAGTAGCCATTTTATTCAAAAAGAAATTGTTAGTGTTTTCACAAAGACATGCAGGAGATAAATTTCATAGTGAAAGTAAAACTCAAAACTTACTAACTGTTGCAATTGGTGTATTACTCGGAGCAACCGTAACACTTACTTCAATCGGTGCAGGCGCATTAGGAACTGTTACGCTATTCTTCCTTTACCCACTTTTAGCAACACCAAGATTGGTAGGAACTGAGATTGCCCATGCCGTTCCTCTAACTCTTGTTGCAGGACTAGGACATGCCTCAATGGGTAATTTAGATTTAACACTACTCGCTCAATTGTTAATGGGTTCTCTTCCGGGAATTTTCATCGGAAGTATGTTAAGCGGTAAGGTTCCTGATTTATTTCTTAGAAATGCAATTGCTGTAATGCTTTTTCTAGCTGGATACAAATTGATTTTTTAG
- a CDS encoding sulfite exporter TauE/SafE family protein encodes MDFKVKMNIRKMEKELELNTIATKSGGSFSKQLWVIIPATLLLGLISVLIYNHHADFSWQGFLNGFDQEFLVFFFIGVFAQLVDGTLGMGYGATSTSFLLAYGVSPVVSSGGVHVAEMFTTGASAISHHKFGNINKKLVKNLLIPGVLGSITGAYLLSDVIDGDVIKPFIAVYMIVLAVIIIRKALNKNIIKKKTKRLGILATFGGFMDSIGGGGWGPIVTSTLLGRGRNPRYTIGSVNAAEFAVSFASGVTFMLFGGIHGWQVIIGLILGGVIAAPLAAFLVNKIQRKPMMVAVGILIILLSLKTLSKLL; translated from the coding sequence ATGGATTTTAAAGTAAAAATGAATATCAGGAAGATGGAAAAAGAATTGGAATTAAATACTATAGCAACAAAATCAGGGGGATCGTTTTCGAAACAATTATGGGTTATTATTCCTGCTACATTATTGTTGGGTTTAATTTCAGTATTAATTTATAATCATCATGCTGATTTTTCATGGCAAGGTTTTCTAAATGGATTTGATCAAGAATTTTTGGTATTTTTCTTTATTGGAGTTTTTGCGCAATTAGTAGATGGAACATTGGGAATGGGTTATGGAGCGACGTCTACTTCTTTTTTATTGGCTTACGGAGTTTCTCCAGTAGTTAGTAGTGGCGGAGTTCACGTAGCAGAGATGTTTACTACAGGAGCATCAGCAATATCACATCATAAGTTTGGAAATATTAATAAAAAGTTGGTTAAGAATTTATTGATTCCAGGTGTTTTGGGTTCAATTACAGGAGCTTATTTATTATCTGATGTAATTGATGGAGATGTTATAAAGCCTTTTATTGCTGTTTATATGATTGTATTAGCAGTAATAATTATTAGAAAAGCATTAAATAAAAATATAATTAAAAAGAAAACCAAGCGTCTTGGGATCTTGGCAACCTTCGGAGGATTTATGGATTCTATTGGAGGTGGAGGTTGGGGACCAATCGTAACTTCTACATTGTTAGGAAGAGGTAGAAATCCTCGTTACACAATTGGATCGGTTAATGCAGCTGAGTTTGCAGTTTCATTTGCAAGTGGTGTAACATTTATGCTTTTTGGAGGAATCCATGGATGGCAAGTTATTATAGGTTTGATTTTGGGTGGTGTAATCGCCGCTCCTCTTGCTGCTTTTTTAGTAAACAAGATTCAAAGAAAACCAATGATGGTGGCAGTAGGGATATTAATTATCCTTTTGAGTTTAAAAACATTATCTAAATTATTATAA
- the cysD gene encoding sulfate adenylyltransferase subunit CysD, whose protein sequence is MSSVLKTNALESEAIYIFREVISQFDKPVLLFSGGKDSITLVRLAQKAFFPAKIPFPLLHVDTGHNFPETIEFRDKLVEELGLELIVRNVQDAIDEGKVVEETGKYSSRNSLQTITLLDAIEEFKFDACIGGARRDEEKARAKERIFSVRDDFGQWDEKNQRPELFDILNGKIENGQNVRVFPISNWTELDVWSYIEQEKIEIPSIYFSHKRKVFLRDGLIWSHSEFVYQEEDEQIEERIVRFRTVGDMTCTAAVDSYAATIQEVVGEIRTSTISERGARIDDKRSEAAMEKRKQQGYF, encoded by the coding sequence ATGAGTTCAGTATTAAAAACAAATGCTTTAGAGAGTGAAGCAATTTACATTTTCAGAGAAGTAATATCGCAATTTGATAAACCAGTCCTACTTTTTTCTGGGGGAAAAGATTCGATTACTTTAGTACGTTTAGCACAAAAAGCATTTTTTCCAGCCAAAATTCCATTTCCATTATTACATGTTGATACAGGACATAATTTTCCTGAAACAATTGAATTTAGAGATAAATTAGTTGAAGAATTAGGATTGGAATTAATAGTAAGAAATGTTCAAGATGCTATTGATGAAGGTAAAGTTGTTGAAGAAACTGGTAAGTATTCTAGTAGAAACAGCTTGCAAACAATTACACTTTTAGACGCTATCGAAGAATTTAAGTTTGATGCTTGTATTGGTGGTGCACGTAGAGATGAAGAGAAAGCAAGAGCTAAAGAACGTATTTTTTCTGTTCGTGATGATTTTGGTCAATGGGATGAGAAAAACCAACGTCCAGAGTTATTTGATATTTTGAATGGTAAAATCGAAAATGGACAAAACGTACGTGTTTTTCCAATTTCAAACTGGACTGAATTAGATGTTTGGAGTTATATCGAACAAGAAAAAATTGAAATTCCATCTATTTATTTTTCACACAAACGTAAAGTTTTCTTGAGAGACGGATTAATCTGGTCGCACTCAGAATTTGTATATCAGGAAGAAGATGAGCAAATCGAAGAAAGAATTGTTCGTTTTAGAACAGTTGGAGATATGACTTGTACTGCAGCAGTTGATTCGTATGCAGCAACAATACAGGAAGTAGTTGGAGAAATTAGAACATCTACAATTTCTGAAAGAGGTGCCAGAATTGACGATAAACGTTCTGAAGCAGCAATGGAGAAAAGAAAACAACAAGGATACTTTTAA
- a CDS encoding sulfate adenylyltransferase subunit 1, which translates to MEVLKIATAGSVDDGKSTLIGRLLYDTKSLTTDKIEAIEKSSKLKGYDYLDFSLATDGLVAEREQGITIDVAHIYFSTAKKSYIIADTPGHVEYTRNMVTGASTSQVSIILIDARKGVIEQTYRHFFINNLLRVKEVIVAINKMDLVDYSEEVFNKIKADFQALNAKSTFKEQNVSYIPLSAINGGNVVDKSENMKWYDGQTVLEHLEALEPTDVFEKGKARFPVQTVIRPKTEEYHDFRGYAGKLYGNSIKVGDAVTVLPSLTESKVKHIHFFDKKFDEAIAGSSITIELENDINVTRGDMIVKSSELPKIEKDITTTICWMDSKKLVPGTKYIVQHNTNRVLAKVESIKNTIATDYSGTTPATQLAINEIGEVTIKLSKPLYFDAYNDNKSNGAFILIDTATNTTAGVGFIR; encoded by the coding sequence ATGGAAGTTTTAAAAATAGCAACAGCAGGAAGCGTAGATGACGGAAAGAGTACTTTAATCGGAAGATTATTGTATGATACAAAGTCATTGACTACAGATAAAATCGAAGCAATTGAAAAAAGTAGTAAACTAAAAGGATACGATTATTTAGACTTTTCTCTTGCAACTGATGGATTGGTAGCAGAAAGAGAACAAGGAATTACTATTGATGTAGCTCATATTTATTTTTCGACTGCTAAGAAAAGTTACATTATTGCTGATACTCCTGGGCACGTAGAATATACTCGTAACATGGTTACGGGAGCTTCAACTTCACAAGTTTCAATCATTTTAATTGATGCTAGAAAAGGAGTAATCGAACAAACATACCGTCACTTTTTTATCAATAATTTATTGAGAGTAAAAGAGGTTATTGTAGCGATTAACAAAATGGACTTAGTTGATTATTCTGAAGAAGTATTTAATAAAATCAAAGCCGATTTTCAGGCATTAAATGCTAAAAGTACTTTTAAGGAGCAAAACGTAAGTTATATTCCGTTAAGTGCTATCAACGGTGGAAACGTAGTTGATAAGTCAGAAAACATGAAATGGTACGATGGGCAAACTGTTTTGGAACATTTAGAAGCTTTAGAGCCAACAGATGTTTTTGAAAAAGGAAAAGCACGTTTCCCAGTTCAAACAGTTATTCGTCCGAAGACAGAAGAGTACCATGATTTTAGAGGATACGCAGGTAAATTATATGGGAATTCAATAAAAGTAGGAGATGCTGTAACAGTTTTACCTTCATTAACAGAATCTAAAGTAAAGCATATTCACTTTTTTGATAAAAAATTCGACGAAGCAATTGCTGGTTCTTCAATAACAATTGAATTAGAAAACGATATCAATGTAACTAGAGGAGATATGATTGTGAAATCGTCAGAGCTTCCAAAAATAGAGAAAGATATCACAACAACAATTTGTTGGATGGACTCAAAAAAGTTAGTTCCAGGAACAAAATATATCGTTCAGCATAATACAAATAGAGTTTTGGCAAAAGTGGAAAGTATTAAAAATACAATTGCAACTGATTACTCAGGTACAACCCCAGCAACTCAGTTAGCCATAAACGAAATAGGAGAGGTGACTATTAAATTAAGTAAGCCTTTATATTTTGATGCTTACAATGATAATAAATCAAACGGAGCATTTATCCTGATTGATACTGCTACAAATACAACTGCAGGAGTAGGGTTTATTCGATAA